In one Umezawaea sp. Da 62-37 genomic region, the following are encoded:
- a CDS encoding PhoX family phosphatase: MPAPADRGRRLLPLLLPNHPLGRSETTCLYRCANACAHDAPNTSDNAYFGDVVRDVVSRRGALKAGAVLTVAGLGAAALGTGSAAAAPSTPSAAADLNADADLGGGRRRDGLNFTAVAPNTEDRIVTADGYTSAVVIRWGDPVVPGAPAFDFDHQTPEAQAMQFGYNNDFCGLVPLDGWNRWLMGSNHEYTTEPFLHKGYDANNPTEAQVRIGWAAHGFSVVVVEQDRRSGKLVPKMDRQYNRRITATTPFAVDGPAAGSKFLRTSVDPTGKKVLGTFGNCAGGVTPWGTILSGEENFNGYFAGGAAITDPVALARATRYGLPAATTERKWERFDKRFDLAQEPNEFNRFGWVVEIDPHDKTAAPVKHTALGRFKHEGCTIRVAADGRVVAYMGDDERFDYIYKYVSKNRMVKGDSKRAREQNKRLLSDGTLYVAKFSGNSPVAEIDGTGELPADGHFDGTGEWTRLASGDKSFVDGFTAEEVYVFTRLAADKAGATKMDRPEDIEASPRTGKVYAALTNNTDRGKPGKEAGTEINPRVGNKNGHVLEWEENRGDPTATTFRWTLLLVCGDPATADTYFGGYDKSQVSPISCPDNVAFDSSGNLWISTDGNALGSNDGLFALPVEGRYRGRVKQFLTVPKGAETCGPVITDRFVLVSVQHPGEITGANADNPLSHWPDGGTSQPRPAVVVAWKEDNGRICG, encoded by the coding sequence GTGCCCGCACCCGCCGATCGGGGCCGTCGCCTGCTGCCCCTGCTGCTGCCCAACCACCCCCTGGGGCGGTCGGAGACGACCTGCCTCTACCGCTGCGCCAACGCCTGCGCGCACGACGCGCCCAACACGTCGGACAACGCGTACTTCGGCGATGTCGTCCGCGATGTCGTCAGCCGCCGCGGCGCGCTGAAGGCGGGGGCCGTCCTCACGGTGGCGGGCCTGGGCGCCGCCGCGCTCGGCACCGGCAGCGCGGCCGCGGCCCCCTCGACGCCGTCGGCGGCCGCCGACCTGAACGCCGACGCCGACCTCGGCGGGGGCCGTCGCCGCGACGGCCTCAACTTCACCGCCGTCGCGCCCAACACCGAGGACCGCATCGTCACGGCCGACGGCTACACCTCCGCCGTGGTGATCCGCTGGGGCGACCCCGTCGTGCCGGGCGCGCCCGCGTTCGACTTCGACCACCAGACGCCCGAAGCGCAGGCCATGCAGTTCGGCTACAACAACGACTTCTGCGGCCTGGTCCCGCTCGACGGCTGGAACCGCTGGCTCATGGGAAGCAACCACGAGTACACGACGGAACCGTTCCTGCACAAGGGCTACGACGCCAACAACCCCACCGAAGCGCAGGTCAGGATCGGCTGGGCCGCGCACGGGTTCTCCGTCGTCGTGGTCGAGCAGGACCGCCGCAGCGGCAAGCTCGTGCCGAAGATGGACCGCCAGTACAACCGCCGCATCACCGCCACCACGCCGTTCGCCGTCGACGGCCCGGCCGCCGGCAGCAAGTTCCTCAGGACCTCGGTCGACCCGACCGGCAAGAAGGTGCTCGGCACGTTCGGCAACTGCGCCGGCGGCGTGACCCCGTGGGGCACGATCCTGTCCGGCGAGGAGAACTTCAACGGCTACTTCGCCGGTGGCGCCGCGATCACCGACCCGGTCGCGCTGGCCCGCGCCACCCGCTACGGCCTGCCTGCCGCGACGACCGAGCGCAAGTGGGAGCGGTTCGACAAGCGCTTCGACCTCGCCCAGGAGCCCAACGAGTTCAACCGGTTCGGCTGGGTCGTCGAGATCGACCCGCACGACAAGACCGCGGCGCCGGTGAAGCACACCGCGCTCGGCCGGTTCAAGCACGAGGGCTGCACCATCCGCGTGGCGGCGGACGGCCGGGTCGTCGCGTACATGGGCGACGACGAGCGCTTCGACTACATCTACAAGTACGTGTCGAAGAACAGGATGGTGAAGGGCGACAGCAAGCGCGCCCGCGAGCAGAACAAGAGGCTGCTCTCCGACGGCACGCTGTACGTGGCGAAGTTCAGCGGCAACAGCCCGGTCGCCGAGATCGACGGCACCGGCGAGCTGCCCGCCGACGGCCACTTCGACGGCACCGGCGAGTGGACCAGGCTCGCCAGCGGCGACAAGTCCTTCGTGGACGGCTTCACCGCCGAGGAGGTGTACGTCTTCACCCGACTGGCCGCCGACAAGGCGGGCGCCACGAAGATGGACCGGCCCGAGGACATCGAGGCCAGCCCGCGCACCGGCAAGGTGTACGCCGCGCTGACCAACAACACCGACCGCGGCAAGCCCGGCAAGGAAGCGGGCACCGAGATCAACCCGCGCGTCGGCAACAAGAACGGCCACGTCCTGGAGTGGGAGGAGAACCGCGGCGACCCGACCGCGACGACGTTCCGCTGGACGCTGCTGCTGGTCTGCGGCGACCCGGCCACCGCCGACACCTACTTCGGCGGCTACGACAAGTCGCAGGTCAGCCCCATCTCGTGCCCGGACAACGTGGCGTTCGACAGCAGCGGCAACCTGTGGATCTCCACCGACGGCAACGCGCTGGGCTCCAACGACGGCCTGTTCGCCCTGCCCGTCGAGGGCAGGTACCGCGGCCGGGTCAAGCAGTTCCTCACCGTGCCCAAGGGCGCCGAGACCTGCGGTCCGGTGATCACCGACCGGTTCGTGCTCGTGTCGGTGCAGCACCCCGGTGAGATCACCGGCGCCAACGCGGACAACCCGCTGTCGCACTGGCCCGACGGCGGCACCAGCCAGCCCCGTCCCGCGGTCGTCGTGGCGTGGAAGGAGGACAACGGCCGCATCTGCGGCTGA
- a CDS encoding HAD family phosphatase: MEAVVFDLDGVLVDSERMWDEVRQAFAAAHGGRWLPDSTRAMQGMSTPEWASYLVTEVGVQLTPEVTATGVVDEMAARYARRAPVIDGAVDAVRAIASRYPVAIASSSPPVLISAFLAATGLADLVGVALSSEQTGAGKPAPDVYLAAARALGVDPTACAAVEDSTNGLRAAIAAGMAVYAVPNPHFPPDPAVLADVTVVASITDLPAALG, translated from the coding sequence GTGGAAGCAGTGGTTTTCGACCTCGACGGCGTACTCGTGGACTCCGAGCGCATGTGGGACGAGGTGCGGCAGGCGTTCGCCGCCGCCCACGGCGGGCGGTGGCTGCCCGACTCGACGCGGGCCATGCAGGGCATGAGCACCCCCGAATGGGCCTCCTACCTGGTCACGGAGGTCGGCGTCCAGCTCACCCCGGAGGTCACGGCCACCGGCGTGGTCGACGAGATGGCCGCCCGCTACGCCCGGCGCGCCCCCGTGATCGACGGCGCCGTCGACGCCGTCCGCGCCATCGCGTCCCGCTACCCGGTCGCCATCGCCAGCTCGTCCCCACCGGTCCTGATCAGCGCGTTCCTCGCCGCGACCGGGCTGGCGGACCTGGTCGGCGTCGCGCTGTCCAGCGAACAGACCGGCGCGGGCAAACCCGCCCCCGACGTCTACCTGGCCGCCGCCCGCGCACTCGGCGTGGACCCGACCGCGTGCGCCGCTGTCGAGGACTCCACCAACGGCCTCCGCGCCGCCATCGCCGCGGGCATGGCCGTCTACGCCGTCCCCAACCCGCACTTCCCCCCGGACCCCGCCGTGCTGGCCGACGTCACCGTCGTCGCCTCCATCACCGATCTGCCCGCCGCACTGGGCTGA
- a CDS encoding DNA-processing protein DprA gives MADTREQAALLLALRESGRGWADVTRLVEETGSALSALERLLAPEQPALDDIGFDPTSALDAVEQEIDGWRAEGIGLTTVLDDDYPVQLLMVHQRPPFLTYRGHLDPADRHAVAVVGSRAASPRGLSVTREISTLLTKQDITVLSGMAAGVDTAAHRAALDAGGRTVAVVGTGLRHCYPVANAGLQAELVRTGAVLSQFLPDTGPSKRNFPMRNAVMSGCGIATVVVEAGEHSGTRIQARLALEHGRHVFLMPEVAGGTTWGRDMARLPSTTVLTGPDHLLEAVAALTVESPELAQF, from the coding sequence GTGGCGGACACACGCGAACAGGCAGCTCTGCTGCTTGCCCTGCGCGAAAGCGGCAGGGGCTGGGCGGACGTCACGCGGCTCGTCGAGGAGACCGGGTCGGCGCTCTCCGCCCTGGAGCGGCTGCTGGCGCCGGAACAGCCCGCGCTGGACGACATCGGCTTCGACCCGACCTCGGCGCTCGACGCGGTCGAGCAGGAGATCGACGGCTGGCGCGCGGAGGGCATCGGGCTGACCACCGTGCTGGACGACGACTACCCGGTGCAACTGCTGATGGTGCACCAGCGCCCCCCGTTCCTCACGTACCGGGGCCACCTCGACCCCGCCGACCGGCACGCGGTCGCGGTCGTGGGCAGTCGCGCGGCGAGTCCGCGGGGACTCTCCGTCACCAGGGAGATCTCCACCCTGTTGACCAAGCAGGACATCACCGTCCTCAGCGGCATGGCGGCGGGGGTCGACACGGCCGCGCACCGTGCCGCCCTCGACGCGGGCGGGCGCACGGTGGCGGTGGTCGGAACCGGGCTGCGGCACTGCTACCCGGTCGCGAACGCCGGTCTGCAAGCCGAACTGGTCCGCACCGGTGCGGTGTTGTCGCAGTTCCTGCCCGACACGGGGCCGTCCAAACGCAACTTCCCGATGCGCAACGCGGTGATGAGCGGCTGCGGCATCGCCACGGTCGTCGTGGAGGCGGGGGAGCACAGCGGAACGCGGATCCAGGCCCGGCTCGCGCTGGAGCACGGCAGGCACGTGTTCCTGATGCCCGAAGTGGCAGGCGGGACGACATGGGGGCGCGACATGGCCCGCCTGCCGAGCACCACGGTGCTGACCGGCCCCGACCACCTGCTCGAGGCCGTGGCGGCGCTGACGGTCGAATCGCCCGAGTTGGCGCAGTTCTGA
- a CDS encoding PhoX family phosphatase: protein MTCEYRCGNACFHDVPNTSDNNYLGDVVRQLIDRRTAFKAGAVVAFAASTGFAASGTATAADSERQVPGGAPRGLDFKAVAPNQLDAVVVPEGYQQHVVIRWGDPLFPGVPEFDFDDQTAEKQAKQFGFNCDFAALLPQDALGLVNLLVTNHEYTTEPMMFHGYDANNPTEEQVRIAWAAHGLSVVMVRRSLSSGRLTPSFSRFNRRFTLLTPFEVRGPAAGSDLLKTSVDPTGTRVLGTMNNCSGGVTPWGTILSGEENFNQYFGNADSRSDPRLTRYGVTGTSTSRKWERFDKRFDLAREPNEVNRFGWVVELDPTDPTSTPVKHTALGRFKHETANIRVAADGRVVAYSGDDERFEYIYKFISTGKVRKGDSKAARRHNMTLLDDGTLYVGRFTGDSPPAEIDGTGKLPSDGNFDGSGQWIPLASGDRSFVEGMTAEEVYVFTRLAGDKVGATKMDRPEDIQAHPTTGVVYCALSNNVDRGKPGKEGATEPNPRLLNKHGQVLELTERRGDPLALAFAWNLFLVCGDPAAPDTYFAGFPKDQVSPISSPDNVAFDPHGNLWISSDSGAALNGNNDGLFGVPVSGPHRGHLKQFLTVPRGAETCGPIIDERVVVVCVQHPGEIDGATADNVVSHWPDGGTSQPRPSVVAVWKPGGRQPGGIGS, encoded by the coding sequence ATGACGTGCGAATACCGGTGCGGCAACGCGTGCTTCCACGACGTGCCCAACACGTCCGACAACAACTACCTCGGCGACGTGGTCCGGCAGCTGATCGACAGGCGGACCGCGTTCAAGGCCGGAGCGGTGGTCGCGTTCGCCGCGAGCACCGGGTTCGCCGCGAGCGGCACGGCGACCGCCGCGGACTCGGAGCGGCAGGTCCCCGGCGGGGCGCCGCGCGGGCTCGACTTCAAGGCCGTGGCCCCCAACCAACTGGACGCGGTGGTGGTGCCCGAGGGGTACCAGCAGCACGTCGTGATCCGCTGGGGCGATCCGCTGTTCCCCGGTGTGCCGGAGTTCGACTTCGACGACCAGACCGCCGAGAAGCAGGCGAAGCAGTTCGGCTTCAACTGCGACTTCGCCGCCCTGCTGCCCCAGGACGCCTTGGGGTTGGTCAACCTGCTGGTGACCAACCACGAGTACACGACCGAGCCGATGATGTTCCACGGCTACGACGCGAACAACCCCACCGAGGAGCAGGTGCGCATCGCCTGGGCGGCGCACGGCCTCAGCGTGGTGATGGTCCGGCGGTCGCTGTCCTCGGGCAGGCTCACGCCGTCGTTCAGCCGCTTCAACCGGCGGTTCACCCTGCTCACGCCGTTCGAGGTGCGCGGACCGGCCGCGGGCAGCGACCTGCTCAAGACGTCGGTCGACCCGACCGGCACGCGCGTGCTCGGCACGATGAACAACTGCTCGGGCGGCGTGACGCCGTGGGGCACGATCCTGTCCGGCGAGGAGAACTTCAACCAGTACTTCGGCAACGCCGACTCGCGCTCCGACCCGCGGCTGACCCGCTACGGCGTCACCGGCACCTCCACCTCGCGCAAGTGGGAGCGCTTCGACAAGCGGTTCGACCTCGCGCGGGAACCCAACGAGGTCAACAGGTTCGGCTGGGTCGTCGAACTCGACCCGACCGACCCGACGTCGACGCCGGTCAAGCACACCGCACTCGGCCGCTTCAAGCACGAGACCGCGAACATCCGCGTCGCCGCCGACGGCAGGGTCGTCGCGTACTCCGGTGACGACGAGCGGTTCGAGTACATCTACAAGTTCATCTCCACCGGCAAGGTGCGCAAGGGCGACAGCAAGGCCGCGCGCAGGCACAACATGACGCTGCTCGACGACGGCACGCTCTACGTCGGCCGCTTCACCGGCGACAGCCCGCCCGCGGAGATCGACGGGACCGGGAAGCTGCCGTCGGACGGGAACTTCGACGGCTCCGGCCAGTGGATCCCACTCGCGTCCGGCGACCGGTCGTTCGTGGAGGGCATGACCGCCGAGGAGGTCTACGTCTTCACCCGGCTCGCGGGCGACAAGGTCGGCGCCACCAAGATGGACCGGCCGGAGGACATCCAGGCGCACCCGACGACCGGCGTCGTCTACTGCGCGCTGAGCAACAACGTCGACCGCGGCAAGCCGGGCAAGGAAGGCGCGACCGAGCCGAACCCGAGGCTGCTCAACAAGCACGGCCAGGTCCTGGAGTTGACCGAACGCCGCGGCGACCCGCTCGCACTCGCGTTCGCGTGGAACCTGTTCCTGGTCTGCGGCGACCCGGCCGCGCCGGACACCTACTTCGCGGGCTTCCCGAAGGACCAGGTGTCGCCGATCTCCAGTCCGGACAACGTGGCGTTCGACCCGCACGGCAACCTGTGGATCTCCAGCGACTCGGGGGCCGCGCTGAACGGCAACAACGACGGGCTGTTCGGCGTCCCGGTGTCGGGGCCGCACCGCGGGCACCTCAAGCAGTTCCTCACGGTGCCGCGCGGCGCGGAGACGTGCGGTCCGATCATCGACGAGCGAGTGGTGGTCGTGTGCGTGCAGCACCCCGGTGAGATCGACGGCGCGACCGCGGACAACGTCGTGTCGCACTGGCCGGACGGCGGCACCAGCCAGCCCCGCCCGTCGGTGGTCGCGGTGTGGAAGCCGGGTGGGCGGCAGCCCGGCGGGATCGGGTCCTGA
- a CDS encoding SDR family oxidoreductase → MTERVAVVTGAAQGMGKQIVAVLRAEGCAVVGFDLQDTPDGVTGNVASAADVTRLADHVLSEHGRVDVLVNNAGIAGIAPFEDTSPELWQRIMEVNLTGPFLLSQVFGRTMLAQASGSIVNIASVAGLSGVADRAAYNTSKHGLIGMTRTLAVEWGGRGVRVNAVCPGWVKTEMDVESQAGGYYVDEDITEHVPMGRFAVPDDIAQAVSFLADPARSGYVNGVALPVDGGWTADGSWRSLRLSKR, encoded by the coding sequence ATGACTGAGCGAGTTGCGGTGGTGACCGGTGCGGCGCAGGGCATGGGGAAGCAGATCGTCGCGGTGCTCCGCGCCGAGGGGTGCGCGGTGGTCGGGTTCGACCTCCAGGACACCCCCGACGGCGTGACGGGGAACGTGGCGTCGGCCGCTGACGTGACCCGCCTGGCGGATCACGTGCTGAGCGAGCACGGCCGAGTCGACGTCCTCGTCAACAACGCCGGTATCGCGGGCATCGCCCCGTTCGAGGACACGTCGCCGGAACTGTGGCAGCGGATCATGGAGGTCAACCTCACCGGTCCGTTCCTGCTCAGCCAGGTGTTCGGCCGCACGATGCTCGCCCAGGCTTCCGGCTCGATCGTGAACATCGCGTCGGTCGCGGGCTTGAGCGGTGTGGCCGACCGGGCCGCGTACAACACCAGCAAGCACGGGCTGATCGGCATGACGCGGACCCTCGCCGTCGAGTGGGGCGGGCGCGGGGTGCGGGTGAACGCGGTGTGCCCCGGCTGGGTCAAGACGGAGATGGACGTGGAGTCGCAGGCGGGCGGGTACTACGTCGACGAGGACATCACGGAGCACGTGCCGATGGGGCGGTTCGCGGTGCCGGACGACATCGCGCAGGCCGTGTCGTTCCTGGCCGATCCGGCGCGCAGCGGTTACGTCAACGGCGTCGCCCTGCCCGTCGACGGCGGGTGGACCGCCGACGGGTCGTGGCGTTCGCTGCGGTTGTCGAAGCGCTAG
- a CDS encoding amidohydrolase, protein MSLRLHAPVVLPCDPTCGVLRDAVVDVSDDGRITHVGPAATAPAFDGERRDLTGILMPGLVNTHAHSPMTVLRGLGGDLPLLRWLQEAIWPNEAKMTPQDSGAGMLLGAVEMLRNGVTTSAEMYFHAEQLVEAALTAGSRTVVGIAVLDLPGMPWRPMADAIDKWIDADGLRFGPGDRVELGYGPHSAYMLAPEVLGELAASARQRGALTQIHVAEALNEDTAQRASHGSVPKLLEQAGVLEGRVLSAHSVHLSAEDIAIYAKHRVGVAHCPGSNTKLASGIAPLRAYLDAGVPVGLGTDGPASNDDLDLFEEARLAALLARVTALDASAIKAADALLLATRGGAAALGRTDIGALEPGNWADLVHINTDDPAFATGLDAPDDQLLANLVWATGSRRVLDVWVAGEQVVANGESTRVDRSEAQAAVGAVAARLRG, encoded by the coding sequence ATGTCCTTGCGCCTGCACGCCCCGGTGGTCCTGCCCTGCGATCCGACCTGCGGCGTTCTGCGGGACGCCGTGGTCGACGTGTCCGACGACGGCCGCATCACCCACGTGGGCCCGGCCGCCACCGCTCCCGCCTTCGACGGCGAACGGCGCGACCTGACCGGCATCCTCATGCCCGGCCTCGTCAACACGCACGCCCACAGCCCCATGACCGTGCTCCGCGGCCTGGGCGGCGACCTGCCGCTGCTGCGCTGGCTCCAGGAGGCGATCTGGCCCAACGAGGCCAAGATGACGCCCCAGGACAGCGGCGCGGGCATGCTCCTCGGCGCCGTCGAGATGCTGCGCAACGGCGTCACCACCAGCGCCGAGATGTACTTCCACGCCGAACAGCTGGTCGAGGCCGCGTTGACCGCGGGCTCGCGCACCGTCGTCGGCATCGCCGTCCTCGACCTCCCCGGCATGCCGTGGCGCCCGATGGCCGACGCCATCGACAAGTGGATCGACGCCGACGGCCTCCGCTTCGGCCCCGGCGACCGCGTCGAACTCGGCTACGGCCCCCACTCCGCGTACATGCTCGCCCCCGAGGTGCTCGGCGAACTCGCCGCCTCCGCGAGGCAGCGCGGCGCGCTCACCCAGATCCACGTGGCCGAAGCCCTCAACGAGGACACCGCCCAACGCGCCTCCCACGGCTCGGTGCCCAAACTGCTGGAACAGGCGGGCGTCCTGGAGGGCCGGGTCCTCTCGGCGCATTCGGTGCACCTGTCCGCGGAGGACATCGCCATCTACGCCAAGCACCGCGTGGGCGTCGCCCACTGCCCCGGCTCCAACACCAAACTCGCCTCCGGCATCGCCCCGCTCCGCGCCTACCTCGACGCCGGCGTCCCGGTCGGCCTCGGCACCGACGGCCCAGCCAGCAACGACGACCTCGACCTCTTCGAGGAAGCCCGCCTGGCCGCCCTCCTCGCCAGGGTCACCGCCCTGGACGCCTCCGCCATCAAAGCCGCCGACGCCCTCCTCCTGGCCACCCGCGGCGGCGCGGCAGCCCTCGGCCGCACCGACATCGGCGCCCTCGAACCGGGCAACTGGGCCGACCTCGTGCACATCAACACCGACGACCCCGCCTTCGCCACCGGCCTCGACGCCCCCGACGACCAACTACTGGCGAACCTCGTGTGGGCCACGGGGTCGCGTCGGGTACTGGACGTGTGGGTGGCCGGGGAGCAGGTCGTGGCCAACGGCGAAAGCACACGAGTCGACCGCTCAGAAGCACAAGCCGCAGTAGGCGCAGTCGCAGCCCGACTGCGCGGCTGA
- a CDS encoding MFS transporter: MSEHPKLLDAIKGQPRPVWITAFAAVIAFMGIGLVDPILLSIAEGLNATPSQVTLLFSSYLGVQVLAMLFTGAMAARFGAKRTVLTGLVLIVVATLACAMAGSIGQLVGLRAVWGLGNAFFIATALSVIVGAASGGQKGAILLYEAALGIGLSVGPLLGALLGSISWRGPFFGTAALMAVALVLCATMLPSDANEKRAKVSLLDPLRALRHGGLFRTSAGAALYTAAFFTVLAWSPFVLRWGAVQIGLIFFGWGLCVAVAGVLLAPRLAARFGERRATVFAVLGFAVLMLVMSVDDKAVLVVGVILSGVVSGLLNTLFTGTAMSISPSPRPVASAGYNFLRWLGGAAAATLVGHVAEWFGSDHAPFVAATVLCLIAAGLLSIGDKRTDAHEVPAEAVLVGDEVVG, encoded by the coding sequence GTGAGCGAACACCCGAAACTCCTCGATGCGATCAAGGGCCAGCCCCGCCCGGTGTGGATCACCGCGTTCGCCGCGGTGATCGCGTTCATGGGCATCGGCCTGGTCGACCCGATCCTCCTGTCCATCGCAGAAGGCCTGAACGCGACACCGTCGCAGGTCACCCTCCTGTTCTCCTCCTACCTGGGCGTCCAGGTCCTCGCGATGCTGTTCACCGGCGCGATGGCCGCGCGGTTCGGCGCCAAGCGCACCGTCCTCACCGGCCTGGTGCTGATCGTCGTGGCGACGCTGGCCTGCGCGATGGCGGGCTCGATCGGCCAGTTGGTCGGCCTGCGCGCGGTGTGGGGCCTCGGCAACGCCTTCTTCATCGCCACGGCGCTGTCGGTGATCGTCGGCGCCGCGTCCGGCGGCCAGAAGGGCGCGATCCTGCTCTACGAGGCGGCGCTCGGCATCGGCCTGTCGGTCGGCCCGCTGCTCGGCGCCCTGCTGGGCAGCATCTCGTGGCGCGGACCGTTCTTCGGCACGGCCGCGCTGATGGCCGTCGCGCTGGTCCTCTGCGCCACGATGCTGCCGTCCGACGCGAACGAGAAGCGCGCGAAGGTGAGCCTGCTCGACCCGTTGCGCGCGCTCAGGCACGGCGGTCTGTTCCGCACGTCCGCCGGCGCCGCCCTGTACACTGCGGCGTTCTTCACCGTCCTGGCCTGGTCGCCGTTCGTGCTGCGCTGGGGTGCAGTCCAGATCGGCCTGATCTTCTTCGGCTGGGGCCTGTGCGTCGCCGTCGCCGGCGTCCTGCTCGCACCCAGGCTGGCCGCGCGGTTCGGCGAGCGGCGCGCGACGGTGTTCGCGGTGCTCGGCTTCGCCGTCCTGATGCTGGTGATGAGCGTGGACGACAAGGCCGTGCTGGTCGTCGGCGTGATCCTCAGCGGTGTGGTGTCCGGCCTGCTCAACACCCTGTTCACCGGGACCGCGATGAGCATCAGCCCGTCGCCGCGCCCGGTCGCGAGCGCCGGCTACAACTTCCTCCGCTGGCTCGGTGGCGCCGCCGCCGCGACGCTGGTCGGCCACGTCGCCGAGTGGTTCGGCTCGGACCACGCCCCGTTCGTCGCCGCGACGGTGCTGTGCCTGATCGCCGCGGGCCTGCTCTCCATCGGCGACAAGCGGACCGACGCCCACGAGGTGCCTGCCGAAGCCGTCCTCGTCGGGGACGAAGTCGTCGGTTAA
- a CDS encoding DUF3455 domain-containing protein, which translates to MKLIGLTLGAIVLAGVTTACGGDATAGTALPSSDTKVADTPVATVLKVPDGNRLVGKYQASGVQAYTCTAGAWKLLEPAASLVDKDGKPIILHSRGPVWVSTVDGSAVDATPVEGGKADRPNAIPELLLKTKTARGDGLLGDVTYVQRLNTEGGVAPGGSCQSDVQLSVPYTALYTFYAAA; encoded by the coding sequence GTGAAGCTCATCGGTCTGACCCTCGGCGCCATCGTGCTGGCGGGCGTGACGACGGCCTGCGGCGGCGACGCCACCGCGGGCACCGCCCTGCCGTCGTCGGACACCAAGGTGGCCGACACCCCCGTGGCCACCGTCCTGAAGGTCCCCGACGGCAACAGGCTCGTCGGGAAGTACCAGGCCAGCGGCGTGCAGGCCTACACCTGCACCGCCGGGGCGTGGAAGCTCCTCGAACCCGCCGCCTCGCTGGTCGACAAGGACGGCAAGCCGATCATCCTGCACTCCCGCGGCCCGGTGTGGGTGTCCACCGTGGACGGCAGCGCGGTCGACGCGACCCCGGTCGAGGGCGGCAAGGCCGACCGGCCGAACGCCATCCCGGAACTGCTGCTCAAGACCAAGACCGCCCGCGGTGACGGCCTGCTCGGCGACGTGACCTACGTGCAGCGGCTGAACACCGAGGGTGGCGTGGCGCCCGGTGGTTCGTGCCAGTCGGATGTGCAGCTCTCGGTTCCGTACACGGCGCTGTACACCTTCTACGCGGCTGCGTGA
- a CDS encoding SDR family oxidoreductase, which yields MSPVALITGASRGIGAAIARSLADTHELLLGGRESDALTAFAGSLPNARAWPVDLTDHAALARAASGVDRLDVLVHSAGMTELGNIGDATADVWRRTFDLNVFAVAELTRLLLPALRSAKGNVVLINSGAGLRANPNWGVYAASKFALHAFGDSLRAEEERGGLRVTSVHPGRVDTDMQRGVREQEGGEYEPQYYLEAESVGRAVAAAVLAGPDAHLTDIVIRPRAH from the coding sequence ATGTCACCTGTCGCTTTGATCACCGGGGCTTCGCGCGGCATCGGTGCCGCCATCGCCCGTTCTCTTGCGGATACCCATGAGTTGTTGCTGGGTGGTCGTGAATCGGATGCCTTGACGGCGTTCGCCGGTTCGCTGCCGAACGCTCGTGCCTGGCCGGTTGACCTGACCGATCACGCCGCGCTCGCGCGGGCCGCGTCCGGTGTCGACCGTCTCGACGTGCTGGTGCACAGCGCGGGGATGACGGAGTTGGGGAACATCGGGGACGCGACCGCTGATGTGTGGCGTCGGACGTTCGACCTGAACGTGTTCGCCGTGGCCGAGTTGACCCGGCTCCTGCTTCCAGCTTTGCGTTCGGCGAAGGGGAACGTGGTGCTGATCAACTCGGGTGCTGGTTTGCGTGCGAATCCGAATTGGGGGGTTTACGCGGCCAGCAAGTTCGCTCTGCACGCCTTTGGGGACTCGTTGCGTGCGGAGGAGGAGCGTGGTGGTTTGCGGGTGACGTCCGTGCATCCGGGTCGGGTGGATACGGACATGCAGCGTGGTGTTCGTGAGCAGGAGGGTGGGGAGTACGAGCCGCAGTACTACCTGGAGGCGGAGTCGGTCGGGCGAGCGGTTGCCGCGGCTGTTCTTGCTGGGCCGGACGCGCACCTCACGGACATCGTGATCCGGCCGCGGGCGCATTAG